GCTGCAGCCACAACCATCGCGGGGGGCAGCCCGCCCAGcccggggggcccggccccTGTGCAGTTGGTGAAGTATTCAGCATGGACCTGCAGGAAGAAAGCGTCGAGGACGGCGCCGGGCcaggggcaggagagcagctgggcCAGCAGCTGGGTGCAGCCGGAGAGCTCGCTGTAGGTGCTGCGGAGGGGGCGGCGTGAGGCCGGCCTGCCGGGACGGGGACACGTCCACCGCGGCGGCCCCGCAAAGGCCCTGCTCTGAGCGTGCATTCAGCACCGCCGACCCACCTGCTGATCTGTTCCCAGCGGCAGCGGCTGCCCTCGGGGGCGGCCATGAGGGTGGCATGGAAGGGGGCCCAGCAGTAGAGGGAGATCCAGTCCTGGTAGGTGTCCTCGCAGCGGGCtggcccccccagcacctccgGCGGTCCTGCAGAGCACCGGCCAGACCCTGGGATGCCACCctgcccccagctctccccccgAGCccggttttgggggggggggctgtttGGGGTGACCCCGGGGAACgctcccagctctgcctagCGTGGGCCAGGCGCCCGTTTGCTGTGCAGGAGTTCAACACGCAGCCCTGGGGGTCCCACgctggggctgccggggctgcctgTGGCCACGGGGGCCCCATGGGCTCAGCCAAGCCAGGACCTGGGCTCTTGCGAGCCCCAGCACAGATCACATGGGGGCACCGAGGTCTGTGGGTGGATGGGGAGGACAGCCAGGATCGCAGGAGGGCAGCTCTACTCACTGTTCTCGTCCAGGTACAGGTAGTCACCTGGAAGGACAGACGGTGCCGTTGGCGCTGGCAGGACCCGTGGGACCATGCGAGGGCAGggccccgtcccgtcccccgGGGGTGCAGACACcgcctctgccagcagcagagcccacGGCCACAGTGATGCTGTGGCAGCCGGGGCCAGAGCAGCGCCGGGACGATGGCACCAGGGCCTTACCTTCGTCCTCAAGGTCCCTGTACTCGGTGTCCCCACGCCCTGCAGCAAGGAGACACGGGGTGCCAGGGCTGCACAGCCAGGGACAGCCCCAGACGGCTTTGGGGCACGAGCCGAGGTGGTCCCAGCACGCCGGAgacccctcctcctcccaggcccAGCTGAGCACGGCAGAGGTGACCGGGCcgaggggagagaaggggaacaggaggctcctgcctctgcctcgGCCTTTGCAGCCAGGACAGAGCAGTTTCTGAGCAAACACCAACCCCGTGGGCAGGGAAGTGCGTGGCAagccctgcccagagcagcctCGGAGGGGAGGTCAGGAGGGGCCAGGGgagctgccccccagcaccgACGCGTTGGGACGGAGGGGAGAAATGGGCCAGGGACCCTGTGGGGACTCGCTGCCCGGCCAGTCCCCGTGCCCGACCCCCTGGGTGCCTCCGcgcagccccggctgccgcccccgggccgccccgcggAGCAGTGGCCCCGGCGGCTGCGGGTCCGGGCTGCCCTTACCccgctggagcagaggaaggagcaggcagcacagccgCGCCCCGAGGAGCATCCTCCCACCGCCGggcccgccgcggccgggctggggctgtgcgCGGGGATTTATCCCGGTCCCCGGCCCGTCccagcgctgcccgcccgctCCCGAGCCAATGCCCGGGAAGGTCGGGGGGACGccgggcccccgccccgcctgaCTCAGCGAAGCCCCGCAGGCATCAGATGCGGGCCCGGGCGGGAtgcggggctgcgggcgcgggccggccctgcccggcccccgcggtcaccccggcggggccgccccccccccccgcgccgggaAGCGGCGCCCCGGACCCCGGGGGCGCGGAGCCAccgccccggggcagcccccagcccccgtccgggcggggcgggggcagccggcGCTCCGCaccgcggcgggcggcggggaaggACGGGGCCCTCgccggggcagggcccggcaccgcccgctccccgccgccggggcccccGCAGCAGGAAGGCCGCCGCCAACAGCCGCTTCCTGCCCGGCGCCGCCGCAGGAAgcccggggcccggccggccgcggggcccggccccgccatCGCCCCCGCAGCGACGCGGCACCCGCGTCCCTGGGGCGCCGGGCCCGTCCCTGCCCGCtccgcggccccggcggcgggggccagaagggccgcggccgccggaGCCGGGGTCCCCGGGACGCCTCGGCGGGGAGCGCGGCACCGCCGGCCCAGGCGCGCCCCGGGCCCGGAGGGCGGCAGAGCCGGGGCGGGGACGGGCGCCGCCCCGCCAAACGCTTCCCgcgggagcgggccgggcccgcAGCAGGGTCGGGTCGGGGAGAGCCCGCGGGGAGACGGGGCCGGGCGCACCGGGGCGGGCTGGGCACCGGTCTCGGAGCCGCCGGGCGAGGCCCGTTCCCCGCAGccggtgtgtgtgtgtgtggggggttcTCTGGACTGAAACGGGCCGCTCCGCCCGGGCCCTGCCGGTGCAGGTGCGGGCCCACAGCACCCCGCCgcccgcgctccccgccccgcccgggcaGCCGGCtgcgccccggcccggccggtaccggcgggagcggggcggggccgcagcgcgggggcggggcccaGGGGCGGGGCCGCAGCGCGGGGCGGGGtgcgcggccgggccggggcggggcggcggcgcggggcggggctgtcccggggcggggccgggcgcggcgcaGGCGCGGCTGCGCAGGGCGCGCGGCCTCCCCCGGCGCGATGGCCGAGGAGTGAGTGCGGGGCGGGGCTcgggccggcggcgcgggggggcgggggagccccggggcgggggcagccggggcacCGGGGCACCGGCGGGGGCTCTGGGGGCGCCGCGGCCGCCTGCGGCAGGGgccgcgcggggcggcggggccgggacccGCTCGCCCGCTCCAGCGGCGCCGGCCGGCCTGGGCCCGCTCCGGTGCGTGTCACCGGCGCAGCcgggcggcggcccccggcGCGGGCCCGTGCTCGGCGCTGCCGCCGCAGCAGCCGTgcggccccgcggggaggcGCTCGGGCCCGGCcggagcggcgggggggcggttgggtccccccccccccgggccggcgCTCTCCGAGGCCGGGCTCGCAGCgcagcccggggccgggcgggggcacgtcccgtcccgtcccgggCGGGGTCGAGCCAGGCCGGGGGTGCTCCGCgcccccgctgccagcccggcCGGGGGGCCCGggagccgccgctgcccccgccgggcccgcggCTCTCCGGCGGCGTGTCCCTTCCCTGGGGAAGCCGGGCAGCCCCCCGGGCCTCGCGGGGGTGCAGCGGGGGCCCGGGCCGCCGTCCGTTCCgctgcccggggcgggcgggagggctCTGCCCGCGGAGGGGTggcgggggctcgggggggcaGGAGCCCGGAGCCCGGTCAGCGCGCTTCGTTCCCTGCCGCGGCCGACGTCCGGAGCTCCCCGGGCTTTTCAGCGCACTTTGTGCCGTGGTCGTTCCGTAAATAGGACTAGTGCAGATTTACGCAGTTATTTTTTCCTCGTTAAAGTCTACGATGCAGTTAAAATccccagggattttttttgtaatagcaCTTGTTTACAGGATTAAGCTCTCCATTATTCGATATTtattcttgctgtatttttgtagaaaaatggAAATCGCCACCCCTCCAACGTCGAAGTGTATTAtatactggaaaagaaaagtcaaGTCTGAATATATGCGGCTTCGGCAGCTCAAGAGGTTTCAGGCGAACATGGGAGCTAAGGTAAAGACATAACGATGGTAGCTCCAGCTGAAAGGATATCTCCTAAAGACATCGCTTTGCCTTATAGTATTTGAGCAGCTATCAGATGGGCGCTTCATCCTGGGAATTGCAAAGCTATATGTTAGTTGTAAGCTGGATGAGTTTGAAGAGATATACTTCTCCTCACGCTCCGTTATTAGCCCGGAGCCGTGCAGTCAGCGTCTGTTGTGCGGAGAAGTCCGTTGGCTGAGTGCTTGCATAACTGCAGCAAGAGGACTTGTTTCCACTTGTCCCTTGAAGCATCTCCTTGCTAGAACCCTCTCAGTGCTGGTGGGTTTCCGATGACTTTCTCTGATGCTCCTCTCCTTGGCAGGCAGGATTTTAGAAGAGGTCGGCTGGGATCAGGCGTTCTCAAAAGCTACTGGCTGTTGGGTATATTCTCAGCACGGTTTTGTACCAATGCTGAATTTAATTAGAATTTCTTCGAATGAGTATCACCAATTTGAACTGCTCTGCCTCACATACATTTTGATACTTGAAACAAGATCTCAGGAGGGATTTAAGCATTCCCAACATGATTCCTTAAATTTTGAGTGCTGCTTTCTCTCATTTCAGGCTCTGTTTGTGGCCAACTTTGCGAAGGTTCATGAAAGGACTCAAATTCTGAATGAAGACTGGAAGAAGCTTCGAGTCCAGCCGGTGCAATTGATGAAGCCAGTCAGCGGGCACCCGTTCCTAAAACAggtgtggggaggaagaggggcacagcagcagcaagggtgGACTAGAACCAGGGCTTTGCAGGG
The DNA window shown above is from Ciconia boyciana chromosome 22, ASM3463844v1, whole genome shotgun sequence and carries:
- the LOC140662393 gene encoding uncharacterized protein isoform X1, producing the protein MLLGARLCCLLLPLLQRAGPGRRRGLRRAGTTSARAPKPSGAVPGCAALAPRVSLLQGVGTPSTGTLRTKVRPWCHRPGAALAPAATASLWPWALLLAEAVSAPPGDGTGPCPRMVPRVLPAPTAPSVLPGDYLYLDENRPPEVLGGPARCEDTYQDWISLYCWAPFHATLMAAPEGSRCRWEQISSTYSELSGCTQLLAQLLSCPWPGAVLDAFFLQVHAEYFTNCTGAGPPGLGGLPPAMVVAAAVGLGCLVPLAAVFTLSRARKGAQTPAGSCPAPACPRAYEGPATALFPPGPGN
- the LOC140662393 gene encoding uncharacterized protein isoform X2, translated to MLLGARLCCLLLPLLQRGRGDTEYRDLEDEGDYLYLDENRPPEVLGGPARCEDTYQDWISLYCWAPFHATLMAAPEGSRCRWEQISSTYSELSGCTQLLAQLLSCPWPGAVLDAFFLQVHAEYFTNCTGAGPPGLGGLPPAMVVAAAVGLGCLVPLAAVFTLSRARKGAQTPAGSCPAPACPRAYEGPATALFPPGPGN